The Rufibacter sp. DG15C region CGTTGGTCCTATCTATCATTGGAGACTCCATCCCAGAGGAACGGCGCGGCGCCGCCACCGGCAAGGTGATGGCCGCCTTCTCCATTGCCTCTATTGGTGGTATTCCCATTGGTTTGTACCTGGCCAGCCACGCCAGTTGGCACGCCCCTTTTTACTTGTTAACCGGATTATGTGTATTGGTGCTGTTTATGGCCTGGCGGATGCTGCCCAATATGCGCGAGCATTTGGTGCACCATTTTCCGCAGCACCCAGGCAAGGTGATCATGACCATTTTCACGAGCGCCAACTGCCTGTGGGCCTTTGCCTTGATGGTGACCTTGTCTTTGGCGGGCTTTACAGTGGTGCCGTTCCTTAGTCCGTACATGGTGGCCAATGTGGGTTTTGAGGAAGCCGAACTCAGCTACATCTACCTGTTTGGTGGCTTGGCCACCGTGGTGACTTCCCAACTGGCCGGTAAACTGGCTGACCGATTTGGCAAAAAGCGGGTCTTTATGATAGCCGCCCTATTCTCTGTGATCCCTATTTTAATTGTGACCAACCTGCCGCAGGTACCGCACTGGCAGGCGTTTGTGATGACCACCCTGTTTTTCATTGTGTTTGGGGCGAGGTTTGTGCCGGCCATGTCCTTGATTACCTCTAGTGTGGAGCCTAGATTGCGCGGCAGCTTTATGAGCGTGAACTCTTCGGTGCAGCAGTTGGCCTCAGGCTTGGCTGCCTTTCTAGCTGGCTTGATCATCACCAACGCGCCGGGCCAGGACGACCTCATCGGGTTTTGGAAAGTAGGCTTGATTGCTACCTTCTTCACCATTGTCTCTATGTGGGTGGTTACCAAACTGAAAAAGGTAAGTTAAGTCCGTTTTTTGCCTCATTTCCAGAAAACAGCCTAAAAACGAAGCCGCCCGATATTTAGCATCGGGCGGCTTCGTTTTAATATAAATACCTATTGCTGCGTCTGGAAGCCTTCAATCCAGGGAATCAAGTCCCTGATCATGGGCTCCAAACTACTAAAATGCGTGCCGCCTTTGATGGGCACAAACTTCACATTGGTAGCCCCCGCTGCTTTCATGGCCTCATAGGTCACGGTAGAATTTACATACGGCACCATGTTGTCTGCCGTGCCGTGGTACAAGCGCGTAGGACTCTTGGGCACGAAGTA contains the following coding sequences:
- a CDS encoding MFS transporter; this translates as MLQNSSTAAAVPLRESWLLFILAAIQFTHIMDFVIMMPLGPQLMRVFQISPREFGFLVSAYTFSAAISGFLSAFFIDRFDRKYALLALYLGFTLGTLACALAPTFGFLLVARVLAGAFGGVLGALVLSIIGDSIPEERRGAATGKVMAAFSIASIGGIPIGLYLASHASWHAPFYLLTGLCVLVLFMAWRMLPNMREHLVHHFPQHPGKVIMTIFTSANCLWAFALMVTLSLAGFTVVPFLSPYMVANVGFEEAELSYIYLFGGLATVVTSQLAGKLADRFGKKRVFMIAALFSVIPILIVTNLPQVPHWQAFVMTTLFFIVFGARFVPAMSLITSSVEPRLRGSFMSVNSSVQQLASGLAAFLAGLIITNAPGQDDLIGFWKVGLIATFFTIVSMWVVTKLKKVS